In Candidatus Planktophila versatilis, the genomic window TTTGCTTCGCCAATGATTACTGCTACTTCAGCAACATTTAACCCAGGGTTGGTTGGTGATTCCACCCATAAGAAGGCGGCGCCCTGTAATTGGCTAATTACTTCTTTTGTATCTGTAATATCTACAAAGCGAACTTCTAGTCGTCCTTCGGTGTGATAACGCTTGAGTAGTGACATGGTGCCGCTATAGCCTTCATGTGAGGCAACTACAGGTGCTCCGTGTGGCAAGAGCGAAAAGACGGCAGTGATTGCCGCCATCCCTGAGGCAAAGACCAACGTTGACTGTGCTTCTTCCAGTGCCGAAATTGCATTCTCTAAGTCATGCCAGTTTTCATTTCCGAAGCGGCCATAATTAATGTCACCTCCGGCACGGTATGTGGAGTTCAGGGAGATGTGTGTATTTAACCCGGCGCCCGGCGCTGCTTGCGGACGCCCTGCTGAAATTGCAAGAGTCTCCGGGTGCAGGAACTTATCGGTCATGGGTACAGAGTAATCGCTTAACTGGAGACTTGCGAAGGAAATGGGACTCCCGTACTTGAATGACAGTCATAGCCATTGGGATTCTTCGCTAAATATCGCTGGTGGTACTCCTCCGCGAGATAGTAAGGGATGCCTTGCGCGCTCTTGATCTCGGTAACAATCTCGCCAATACCTTTTCGGGAAAGTGCTGCCTGATACACATCGCGTGTTGCCTCTGCCTGAAGCAACTGAGAATCACTCGTTGTAAAAATCGCACTCCGATACTGGGTTCCGATATCTCCACCTTGTCGGTTCAGTGACGTCGGATCATGCATCACCCAGAACTCTTCTAGTAATCGTCTATATGTGACCTTCGTTGGATCAAAGCTCACTTCCACAATTTCAGCGTGGCCGGTAACTCCTGTGCACACTTGTTCATATGAAGGATCTGGACGTGCTCCACCCATATAGCCAACGCTTGTCTGTAGTACTCCAGGAATATTCCATAATCTGCGCTCGGCGCCCCAGAAACAACCTGTTGCAAAATATGCGCTCTCGGTATCGCTCATAGTCAGATAATCTACCCTTCTACCTGCGCCCCCGTAGCTCAGGGGATAGAGCACTGCCCTCCGGAGGCAGGTGCACAGGTTCGATTCCTGTCGGGGGCACTAGCACCAACTGCGCTCAATCATTTCATAACGCAAAGAGCGTAAGAGGGATATAAATCACTACAAAGTACGAAATCTTTTCGCCTTCCTTCTTGTTTATCTTTGTAGTAACAGGGAGAATTAACCTCTTGCACGCACTAGTTGCGCACACATTTATATCTGGAATTGAAAGGGGTGAGCCATGGACTGGAGACATCAATCTGCGTGTCGTGATGAAGATCCTGAGCTCTTCTTCCCCGTTGGAAATACTGGCCCTGCAATTAGCCAGATTGAAGAAGCGAAGAAGGTATGTAATCGCTGCATCGTAAAAGATCCATGCCTTGCTTGGGCGCTGGAATCAGGTCAAGATGCAGGTGTGTGGGGCGGACTTTCAGAAGATGAACGCCGCGCCCTTAAACGTCGCGCCGCTCGTAACCGTGCTCGCTTGATGGATAACGGTCTTTCTTAACCACTGATTTTTACTTAGTATTGGGAAAAACCAATATCGCTTTCGTCTGTACGTGATCAGAGACCAATGAGAGCGTGCCGCTGAGTTCATTTTCGGTCAGTGTGCGCACAATTTGCAGACCAAGGTTTGGGGACTCAGCGATATTAAATCCTTCAGGTAAGCCCACACCATCATCTGAAATGATCACTTGAATATCTGAATTCCCTGAATCAACATGAATTCCGAGCACTGAACCCTCCTCAGCTAATCCGTGTTCGAGGGCGTTATGAATGAGTTCGGTAATGACTAGGGCTAGCGGTGTTGCAATTCGTGGGTCAAGTGAACCAAAGGTGCCGGTTCGCTCGATACGCAATTCATTCATTCGAGGGCTCAGCTCTAGCGCATGTGTGACCAGGCTATCTAGCACCTGATCAAATCCCACTGATGCATCGGGGGTATTGGAAAGAGTTTCATGTACCAAGGCAATGGAGGCAATACGACGAACCGCCTCGTTAAGTGCCGCACTCGCGTTGGGATCATTGATGCGGCGGGCCTGCAACCTAAGCAGAGCTGAAACAGTCTGCAAATTATTCTTTACTCGGTGATGAATCTCGCGAATAGTCACATCCTTGGTAACTAACTCTCGCTCGCGTCTGCGAATCTCAGTGACGTTATTAAGTAAAACGATTGCACCAATCCGGTTTTCACCTTGAATTAGTGGCAGGACGGTAAATGAGATAGTTCCACCCGCATTTTCAACTTCAACTCGTTTCAGTGATTTACCTGTAAGTGCCCCAGCGATACTCTCTTCTTGGGCATCAGCACTGTGTTGCGCAAGTGATTGTGCAAGAGTTCCAAGCTCAATGCCTTCAACTTCCTTCACCCACCCTAAGCGGCTAAATGCTGATTGTGCATTCGGACTTGCATAGGAGACAACACCGTTGACATCAAGGCGGATTAATCCATCACCCACTCGCGGTGCCGGGTCAAAAAGTGATCCTGCATCTGGATATGGAAAACTTCCTTCCGTAATCATTCGATATAAATTATGTGCAATCTCGCGATAATTAAGTTCAAGGCGGCTGGGTTGGCGCATGAGTTCGGCATTTCTATGTCGCGAAATAACTGCAACCACAAGGCCATCAACTAAGACTGGGATTGTTTCCTCTTTAACCGAGAACTCCCCCATCGGTTCTGGTTCTGTATCTCTGACAATCTCAGCACTAGCAAGTGCTTGATCTATATATTTGCGCTGCCCATGGGTGATTTCATCCCCGATGACATCAAGTGGAAAGAGAGTTGCGGCAGTTGTTGGTCTGATGTGCGCAACTGCAACGTATCCCGTGGGCCAACTCTTGAAATCTTTTCGCAGCGGAACCCAGAGAATGAGATCGGCAAATGATAAATCTGAAAGAAGTTGCCAATCGGCAATCAGTTCTCGCAGGCGGTGGATATGAATGTCGGTGAGCGGACTTCGCTCTTTCACAAATTCTTCAATCGATGCCATATTACGGATCCTTACGAAAGCCACGTTGCCAAATTGCTGGCAATCTCTTGTGTGGCAAACCAGGTCAGTTCCTGACCATCAGCTGAAACTTCAAAACAGCATTGCACGTAATCCCACAGCAGAGGTGCAGAAAGTGAGATTGAGAGTTCATGCTCTGCTTCAATGTTTGATTCAGGAACTTCCAGAGCTAACACACAGGCAGTACCAACAGCAGAACCAAGTAGCTCCACTGCATCTTCAGCTGCAATCAGTGAAAGGGTGTATTCGACTTCTTCTTCATCGAGATCGCTATTGCTAGATATGAATGTGGGGGTAGCTGCATAGGCATCGCTGACATCGAACTCTCCTGATTGGAGAAATTCTTGAATTTCAGAGGCGGTAACACCAATGTATGCACGCATGTGCCTAGCCTATAAGAAGTTATCCCCCTACCTCACCGGCCAAACTGGCAATGCTCTTGCGGAGCAGGCTTCGATCATTGGATTCATAGAGTGATGTCTGCTCATTTTCAGCCATTGCTATCGAACGTGAATCCGCCGGATACGCAAGAATTTTCTTAGGGCCAATCGTCCTTGCACCCGCCAGAAATGCTTCGTCGTAAATTGCGCCTCTCTTTCCTGGAGCCGACATGGCCTGCACAAAAGAGATTGTGGGCTTCATTGAATTTTGTGAGAGAGCTTGTGAAATCTTGCGAACTCGCTCGACTCCCACTCGGTTAGATTTTGCGATGATCCATAATTCATCTGCCTGCGAAGTGACCCACACCAAAATCTCACCAGTCCAGCGTTGGCCTCGAAGTACTTGCGCAAGTTCGTTGATGACACCGGAATCGATGATGATGTAATCAAACTCCGTTTTAGCGGTGTCCAATAGCGCAATAGATTCAGCGGTATTTTCCTGAGTGACTTCCAGTGCCCACAGATTACTGGCAATCTTTTGAAAGCTCTTTGCAGAGTTCAACCCTTGTTGCCCTAAGAGAATTGCAATAGCTGGAGAAATAGCATTTGCATCAATGATGAGAACTTTCTTTGCTAAAAGACTAAGTTCAGTTGCGATGTTAATACTTAAGGATGTGCAGCCAGCGCCAGCATGGGCAGCTGCAATTGCCAGGACATGGGCTCGAGTTTGCTGGGTAATCGGCTCACTGACTCTGAGCATCGGTCTTCTCATCGAACCGCGAATCATCGCAATCAACTCGAGGGCAACGCTGGGCTGGGCAAAGGAATCTGGAAATTGACGCAGATCTGCATCGCTTTTTCGAAAGATGAAGATTCTCATCCCGCTATTAGTGAGTTTATGAAGAGACTGGGGATCAATCCCCTCTAAATCTGTGGAGATGAGTAATACATCTGGTTGTGTCTC contains:
- the msrA gene encoding peptide-methionine (S)-S-oxide reductase MsrA; amino-acid sequence: MSDTESAYFATGCFWGAERRLWNIPGVLQTSVGYMGGARPDPSYEQVCTGVTGHAEIVEVSFDPTKVTYRRLLEEFWVMHDPTSLNRQGGDIGTQYRSAIFTTSDSQLLQAEATRDVYQAALSRKGIGEIVTEIKSAQGIPYYLAEEYHQRYLAKNPNGYDCHSSTGVPFPSQVSS
- a CDS encoding WhiB family transcriptional regulator, which gives rise to MDWRHQSACRDEDPELFFPVGNTGPAISQIEEAKKVCNRCIVKDPCLAWALESGQDAGVWGGLSEDERRALKRRAARNRARLMDNGLS
- a CDS encoding sensor histidine kinase → MASIEEFVKERSPLTDIHIHRLRELIADWQLLSDLSFADLILWVPLRKDFKSWPTGYVAVAHIRPTTAATLFPLDVIGDEITHGQRKYIDQALASAEIVRDTEPEPMGEFSVKEETIPVLVDGLVVAVISRHRNAELMRQPSRLELNYREIAHNLYRMITEGSFPYPDAGSLFDPAPRVGDGLIRLDVNGVVSYASPNAQSAFSRLGWVKEVEGIELGTLAQSLAQHSADAQEESIAGALTGKSLKRVEVENAGGTISFTVLPLIQGENRIGAIVLLNNVTEIRRRERELVTKDVTIREIHHRVKNNLQTVSALLRLQARRINDPNASAALNEAVRRIASIALVHETLSNTPDASVGFDQVLDSLVTHALELSPRMNELRIERTGTFGSLDPRIATPLALVITELIHNALEHGLAEEGSVLGIHVDSGNSDIQVIISDDGVGLPEGFNIAESPNLGLQIVRTLTENELSGTLSLVSDHVQTKAILVFPNTK
- a CDS encoding DUF6912 family protein, which translates into the protein MRAYIGVTASEIQEFLQSGEFDVSDAYAATPTFISSNSDLDEEEVEYTLSLIAAEDAVELLGSAVGTACVLALEVPESNIEAEHELSISLSAPLLWDYVQCCFEVSADGQELTWFATQEIASNLATWLS